From Loxodonta africana isolate mLoxAfr1 chromosome 2, mLoxAfr1.hap2, whole genome shotgun sequence, the proteins below share one genomic window:
- the LOC100657697 gene encoding olfactory receptor 2M3-like, with translation MMAWENQTFDSEFILLGIFDHSPTHIFLFSLILGIFTVALMGNTTMIFLIYLDTQLHTPMYFLLSQLSLMDLMLICTTVPKMAFNYLSGRTAISVTGCATQIFFYASLLSCECYLLTVMAYDRYVAVCHPLRYPSLMSLRICGLMVAFSWILGSSDGVIDAAATFSFSYCGSREIAHFFCNFPSLLSHACNDTSTFEMVLFICCIVMIVIPVVIIIVSYTRVLLAVIRMGSGEGRHKAFTTCSSHLMVVGMYYGTALFVYIRPTSDRSPTQDKMASIFYTILTPMLNPFIYSLRNKEATRAFMKVCLESKFCNCLYSLFSAKYFSSKKSGNENSMEHSFTLTHMGSP, from the coding sequence ATGATGGCGTGGGAGAATCAGACCTTCGACTCAGAATTCATCCTTCTAGGAATCTTTGATCATAGCCCTACCCACATCTTCCTCTTCTCTCTGATCCTGGGCATCTTCACAGTGGCCCTAATGGGAAATACTACCATGATTTTTCTCATATACCTAGACACCCagctccacacccccatgtactttctCCTCAGTCAGCTGTCCCTCATGGACCTCATGCTGATCtgcaccacggtacccaagatggcctTCAATTACTTGTCTGGCAGAACAGCCATTTCTGTGACAGGCTGTGCCACACAAATTTTTTTCTATGCATCACTGCTTAGCTGTGAGTGCTACCTGTTGActgtaatggcctatgaccgctatgttgcCGTTTGCCATCCTCTAAGATACCCCAGTCTCATGAGCCTTAGAATTTGTGGACTTATGGTTGCCTTCTCCTGGATTCTGGGATCTTCCGATGGTGTCATTGATGCCGCAGCAACATTTTCTTTCTCCTATTGTGGGTCCCGGGAAATAGCTCACTTCTTTTGTAATTTTCCTTCTTTGCTAAGCCATGCATGCAATGACACATCAACATTTGAAATGGTTCTCTTTATCTGCTGTATAGTAATGATTGTTATCCCTGTAGTAATCATCATTGTTTCCTATACTAGAGTCCTTCTGGCTGTCATTCGCATGGGATCTGGGGAGGGTCGCCACAAAGCTTTCACCACCTGTTCTTCCCACCTCATGGTGGTTGGAATGTACTACGGAACAGCCTTGTTTGTATACATCCGGCCCACTTCTGATCGTTCCCCCACCCAGGACAAGATGGCGTCCATCTTCTACACCATCCTTACTCCCATGCTTAATCCCTTCATCTACAGCCTCCGCAACAAAGAAGCGACCAGAGCATTCATGAAGGTATGTCTGGAGAGTAAAttctgtaattgtctttattctttgttttctgctaAGTACttctcttccaaaaaatcaggtaatgaaaactctatggaacacagttttactctgacacacatgggatcgccatga